The Juglans regia cultivar Chandler chromosome 11, Walnut 2.0, whole genome shotgun sequence genome contains the following window.
CAACTTAAAGACTGATAATTCTACCGTCTGAAATATTATAAGACTAGAATCTTGTGGAGTGTTATCAATGCTTTTACAATAGTCTTTTTCCTGTCCATTCTAAATGCTGGAAGGTCATGAGCTCAAaagatttatttgttatttagcAAGGAGAAAGATGAACCTTTTGGAACTTCTGTGCATGCCTTTTGTTGATGAGTTCTGGTTGCTTTAAGCAGTAAGATTTGGTTTTATTTCATGAAGGTGTTTGGACGGATGGCTCTTGGGTGTTCTCTACTGGTCTTGATCAGCGTGTCAGGTGCTGGCTTATTGAAAAAGATGGCAAACTAACTGAGCATGATTATTTAGTCGTTAGTGTGCCAGAGCCCGAAGCATTGGATGCTAGAGTATGTGGCAGGTGAGTGAGCATCTCGTGTAGAACTTACATCTATTGAGCCCTTCTTGCGAACTTAGttgaaattatgtgattatgaTTCTGGTAAATTAACTTACTTGTTCGTTTGCTGGTGGTTTTTCATGTCTTATCCAGGAACCATTATCAGATTGCTGTAGCTGGAAGAGGAATGCAAATCTTTGAGTTTGCTGGAGTCTGTGAAACAGACCAtggaaaatgaagtttttcCCCCCCTGATGAATTAATTTGCTGCCAGCGTTGATGAAAGCTTTCGACAGTAGATATgatcttttcatcattacctCTTAAGAGAACCCAGAGTGAGAAGGGTCCTCCAAAGCCATTTTGGTCAGAGCCAAGTTTCACCTAGGTTGACCAGCGAGCATGATATCTGCAACAGCTAAGAGAGAGTTTTCCGCTCCATGGAAACTCTTTTCTTGGTTAAAAATGATCGTTACCCATCTAGGAAACAACGAGGCCTCGTTTCCTAGGACGACAAACGTTGACCTCAAATTAGGATCCTGGTTATATTGGGTTATGCATTTTAGGATATTAGATTGATTTGTGCTAATTTGGGCAGTGCAGCTCCGTTGACGTTTCTCTGTAACAGTAGCTTGCCTTAAATTTTGGATGATAAAGAATGGGATAAATTGATTACATATCTATACGAGCTTATGTTACTTATAGGGAAAGTCTGCATAACTACTGCAGTATTTGTTCATGAGtttcaattatcatttcaaGGATCAACTTCTCCCATAATGATAGTGATGCTATCCTATTCATAATCGCAGCCAACTTCATTCTTTGACAAAGTATGTAGCATAATTAATGTACTCAATCATGTGAATAAATCCGCAATgccaagaagaaaaagataccATACATGAGAACATGAAAATCAGAATGAGAATACGAGAATCAAAATGGGATTTGTTAATGTTAACAAATTGCACATGCCGGAACGGGAGAAAAAGTCATTCTCAGCTCACTGAGGTGATATGCAGTCCTTGATAGCAATCTAGAGTGATGGTACGATGCATGTATGTACAACTATagcagtaaataaaaaataaatacaagaaatgtAAATAGATATGGAAACACACAAGTTTACATGGTTCGACACAAGTCTTATGTTCACAGGTCATTTAGAGGgcaaattcactataatataagtattttatagTCTTTCAtgatctctcatttctctctataCAATGAAGGTCAGAGGTCTCTTTTGTGAAGAGGATAATCTCTAGAGTTCTTGTTTTGAGGTTGAAGATGACTTATGCCTTCCCGTCCCAAAAAATCTCCCCACTTAGCTGTCTGGAAATCCTTTTTATTCAGACCCTTGTCTGTATAAGTAGGTGGTAAGTTAGTTTTATCTCACTCCTTGTGTGTCTAACTTgctttctctcatttcctcatttttctccttcttcttctcattgACATTTGATTTTCCATGTCCCCTCATTGTCTCTTTTCACTTACTTCCTAATGGTAGCCCTTTAACGGGCTGGGCTTGGTATGGGcctattatttttacaaaaaatctactcaacctcctactattcatacaacctccacactccacattatttttaatttttattatttttttcttttattaaatatttattatataaataatgaataaaaaatttaaaataatttaaaaagaataaactcaaaaaaaaatttaaaaaaaaatattaaaaatttaaaaaagtatggagtgtggagtgtggagtgtggtggaggttgtgtaacaAAGCTCTTATTTTTATCCCCTTCAAGATTTATATTTGTGAAGTTTATAATTGAATTGTAGgatttaaagtttgaaaaagataGACACATGAAATAGATATTCCAATACTTACTGAGCATTTAATATTGATTGAAAAATTCTCCCAAACAactataaattttgtaaattttattttatatgatcgtCTTATTTTAGACCATAAGATtcgaaaaaaagagaagaagaagaagaagaagaaagaagaagaaaagaagatttAAGGGGGTATTAATCCATCAGAATATACTTTCTTTGATGAGATGTTCAGTTGGATTTTTCTGGGTGAAAATGTTCAGGAGCTGGGTTGGTTGGTgggtttaaaaacaaaaaaaatgcatcCTGAATGAaaataactatattttttttctttttttggaagaTGCCAACCTAAAACACTAGTGGGGTATTTAAGACTCTGCATGGAGAAGGCCGTCTTCTAATTTGTTTATGCCTTTAGCTGACTGTATGTATAGTTAGATATATGGTGCAGGGTATTGGACCACCAATTTATTTCACGTTTAATTGTATCGGACAGCGTAAgcaattatcaaaaaaatacttatttaaggTTGTGGCCGGGAGTTCAATACAAACAGATACGGAACCCAGGTAAGACTTGAATTTTGTAATCGAACGTGCTTGTCACCACCCGTGTTGTCCTTGGTTTTTGTATTCTCGTTTCTCCATGGACCATGCTTATGATGTTCCATACTCCAAACCAAACCCAACTAAAAATCAGTAGAAGTTTTCGGGTTCAGCTTGGTAGGTAGGTTGAAGTTTGACCTATTGTCTCTAAGACTTTCTGCACTCTGGGTGCATGAGCCTGAACTGCTGTgctctttaaaaataattatgcaagCTGCAGGCGCACCAGTCCAGAAATGGCTGCAGATggattattataattgttattaatttatctattcatATCCATCTCGAAAGTGCAGTACCTCAACAAGTTGACGGATTATTAGCAGTACATGGTAAAAGTCTTCAGTTAATGACTCCAAAAACAAATGCACTTATCAACATGGTACAAGTCTTCATCAGACTCTGCTTTGAGGTCCAAAATCAAATGGATTTTATACAAGTAATCCAGGAGCTGGGGTGAGGGTTTTCAGACTCGGTAAAAGTCCAATATCTCCATTTTGAATTATGGGACACTACCAATAGCAAGAAATGGACCATTAACATGTACAGTTTCCAGACCCAATTAACCCACTACACAAAAATTTCCTTCTCCTACCAAACTTGCTGCATGAGCCGTCAAAAACAGAGatagagacggagagagagagagagaggattcaCCAACCCCCATACAATCCCTCCCCACTTGACTTGAAAGATGGTGAAAAGTCATCACACCAACCGCGTAGTACCGGTACGTGCCGGTCGGCGGGCGCCCAACCTTTTGGGAATTCCCTGATAACAATGCAATGCTACGTGGCTAAAGGATTTGGCCCCACAAATGCAAGCTGCTTTgttctcttcttttgttttcttttttttttttgttttttttttgtaatttttctttctggGTGGGAACCGCACCTAGCTTACTTCCTAGCAAATCCCACCTGCCCCCACTTTCCTTCCTTCAAGTTCAAACACCCCACTTTCTCAGTACCCCCCAGTTGTTGCCACGTCACGTCACTTCTTCACCCAAAACCCATTTGCTTTGCTTGAAACATGAATTGTGGGCCATACATgacttatttataattatttctagAATTATTCTTTAGGTCTGAACTATATATAGGTGATTTAATTCTCAGACAATGTCAAATATTAGATGGAGTTCATGATATATTGGCCTGGTGTTTCTCTCCAAATCTACCTAGACTTTAGGTGAGATGATTATAAGTATGCTTGAATATTGCTTATTAGCTAGCCTTCTTCTTCATGACATGCAgtactgtttttcttttcaagataACAATACAAAAGaagggatatgatggatcccTTACCATAACCATGTAATTAATAACCTTAAAAACTGGAAATTGaccaaaagaaaaagtaatCCAATAAGCTCTTGAGCCTATATGGATGGTTGgttgattaattgaaaaatattccatcaatggcttatatatatatggttggtGGCCAAATACCAAATAATTAGctcaaaagaaaagagttttTTACTTCCCCTGATTTTGACTTACAGTGACGATGATCACCTTTTAAGGGTCCTAAAAAaagttgttgctgctgctgttgttgaGGAAGGTTGACCCAATCCAGCCCCACCTGTAAACCTCTTTCTCATTAAACTAACCCATTGAAAAGAGCCTCTTCAAGCTCCGAAATGACCCTATTTTTTAGTACGTACGTGTAACACAACTAGCTAgggtttatttatatatagttttgaacCGGAGCTGTAACTTGAGCCCAGATACACGATCGATGATCATTCAATCATATAATGGAATGTGAGAAGACATCCATCTGATGTCAAGGGTTACTATTTCTGGAATCtgaatgacatgatcatgagTACGTACAGGCATATATTCATGCTTTAAGGAATCTAAACTATCTTAGTAGATATTGCATTCTGGGATGGGTGGATGTATGGATGTCTGATCATTATTAATTCCTTTTTGAGTTATTGATAGATCGATGCATATGAATTAAGaatgttgcatatatatatatatatatatatatatatacactttgttcatgatatttattttggagccatgcatgttttgttttgttttgtcttgTCTTGCGTGATTCATAATACTATTGATTTATCAGATTATTCACACATCCATCCATCTCACCAACTTCTGCTTGTTTCTGGGAAGATGCTGTTGAATAATCAAAGTACATACTAGTACTCAACCTTAATTCAGTACTACGATATCACCAAACTATTTTCTCAGGCGGCGAAGAAGTACGTACTAGTCTCTTGTCTGCTATTTAATTAGACTATTAATCTTTAGATCATTCTCCTATATAtgacaaaaaatgaaatttaaaaaaatttgaacgattaatatataataaatatttatacgacttattcattacaagaaaaataaatatttgtaacagattatttataaagataataattatttgtgataaaaagacatttattttaataaaaaataattacttttatagaaaataactaaccacaaataattaattttttttatagtgagtttttatattattatgtcTATTATATTGATAATCaagaattatataatatcttgatcaatttttgttttttaattcgCTCGTGCCAATAGGAACTTTGCAGTATTAACTAGCACGTGATGGCATTAATTATTAGCACATGCGtttctttttcaagaaaatataattgaGCGTGTTGACTGTTCTGCGTTGCTTAAAGTACATCAAATGTATTATAAGTTACTGTAGTACTGTCGGCTGTACAATGAAAACAAACTTGTATTTATTATtcctatatactatatatcatttttatttttttttaattttattatttctaatcTAATTAAACTAtcttattcatcatttatatactatatatttaataaaaaataaaattaaaaaataaaaaattatatgtaatatgtagtatgaagataataaatagaatttttcctatatatattatttgccaaatttttgtcaaaaatacattttttttttcattttaactacttatttttctaaaatatcctcatctcattttctattcttcttctattttattaaaataatatttctttatcttttattttttattttttaaattttttttaaaaccagaATTATTTATCTTCATCGTGTTAAATTATTCATATGTAATgattgcttcttctttttttaattttaaattattgatcTCTCACAAatgataattatttcaaatttcaatatctaTCGTATTagattaatgataaaaaaaagtagtaattataatgataaaaacataaattttaaaaaaatatatcttaataaAAAACACGTTCAACACAACTTATATTATCACatttataggaaaaataaaacgtttaaaagaagcaaagaagaataaaaaaaaaaacattaatagagTAAGTTTAACTTTTGCTACAATAGCCCCTAAATTTGATAAGCTATTGTAGTAAAGTTAAATTTGTTCCCCACAAATACAACACGCTTTTAACTGATcatattctttatattttggcTAAAAAGATTTTGTAAGCAACCGGATGCGATgcgcttttttgttttttcttttttatacaagGGGTGGTGGTTTCAGATTCAATTTTCTATTTAGAGAATCGGATTATATGCATCAAGCTATCATATTCTTGACCAATATTTTTGATATCGTATTGTATTGACTGGTACGGTCGGTATATGCCGTACCATCCCAAATACTAGATGTATCAGCTTGTACTGGCCGGTATTTGTTTTCTTAgtctaaacaaatattttgctTGGCACACATTCTGCAGCctattttgatgatattttcacaatttcaaTAAGCATCTAGAGGCTATTTCAAAAAAAGTATGTTtattgcaattatatatatatatatatatataacgtttGTTATAACtcaaaatttaagaatttatgTTTGTTGTAACTTAAGacttaaaatttgtattgaaaaatataGAGTTTATagcttattttattgttattttagaatacagttaatacttgtatatatataatttatctagaTAGAAACTATTTCGAAACGATACTGGTATCGAAAGAGTATTGGTATcgaaatattatttcaaaacggtacacgaaacggtaccaatatcaaaatattttatttcaatgccTTAATCTATAAGACCTCCGATACgatattcaaaattttactcTTTACGGATACGATGCTCTTGACGGATTAAATTTCTTCCTAAAAATTGGATGAGAAAAGCATTATTGCATAATGGGTGTacgtataatattataatatagctgccaattaaattaattagtggCTATATCAGCTTTATTAATTATTGAAGAATATTACTCAACAGCATATACTTCTTGCTTTaactgattatatatatatatatatatatatatatatatataatagaatccATATGTAATCCTTGATCACCTAGTCCTACTTTATTCAGCCTTACAGCCTATAATTGGGATATGTATGCAGTaattagagaaaaatattttttaaatattcaatatctACTATTACATgatgacaaatatatatttaagaccgctcatatacatatatctatatatatatcgtcactgtgatattataaatttaagacAAATTTGGACTTGGAGGACAACATTATTGTACCTTTCTTCCTTAGTCGTAGTTATAGTACTCTTATAGATCATATGTTTCAgccataaatattttctttaataagttGATATGCATATGAAGTTAGTTTTCAAGATTTCAAGGACATAAATGGCATTGTAAAACTAGCTTTGTCTACTTACCTGACGGACGGGTCGATGTGTGATCAAGAAGGCCATGATCTAGGCTAGTTACCTCCATTGCACTTAGGAGGGGTGCTTGCCTAAGGTCTCTCAAgcgtgggaaaaaaaaaaaaaatttgattaatagtttttagaaaaaaataatttgtacaaattttaaattataaataagattcgcacaagtttttataaaaaagttaaccttattttgaaaaagtgtaaaataaaaaaatcattcttttttagtgaaatctatttttttacaaaaattttatacagaacttgtctatttgaagtttgtacttaatattatttatttttaaaatattgtatttacCATTTAAAACTggctttcatttaaaaaaaaaattatatatatatatatagaaagagtatattcttaaattatatCCAAGATTTGAGTTGCATGacttaaatgatttaaagatgtgaaaacaaaataaattatgaatctTCCTAGAAAAAAGGGAaggggagaaaaataaaaaaaggcttAAGCTAAGAAACGGATGACCGGTTAGGGTTGGTGAATGACCCAAATATACCGGTAAATTACGACGCCAAAATCGTCAAATTAGAGCACAATTAGCAGCCCTATGATCCTTATCAACAAAATCAGGCAAAATGTCACTCGCTTCCTCCTTACCAACCCCCCCACCCCAACTCCCCCAACCAATCCTGTCCACAAGTTTTTCTTATATCTAACGGCTCTAAattcttatcttttttaataCGGCAGGGCTACCATACGAACCTCTCATGAACTTTACCGTAAGTCCCCATTTTTGAATGGAGGAGTGAGAGCATGCTTGTAACATACCATTGTTTACAAACATTATGAGCCCacacaaattatttaaaaccttATCTCACATCGCATACTTCCAACCCTAATTCAACGTAATCTAATTGCAtctttcattctctttcttcaccatataaaaacaaaaaataaaaataaaaaacaaattcactTAACACTACTATTGActcctttcaaaaaaattttatattttttatttatcgtAATTTACTGAGGTGGaagtatttaaaattattttttttataggagtattgaaaactatttaattaagcACCAACATGAAAATAAGAGATTAAAGAGTaatcttaaattcaagtttaagtttttttttgttaaaaaagtgGATCcgactaaaaaaattataattttttaatattttcataataggATCTACTATTTTACAAATAGATTGGATGagatttgtatatttaaaacttatacaatTACTCGAGATTAAATTATCAACATGAAATTTATGACATTTTGGGCTTTTATAGGTAACTccatataaattttagaaaataaatttaaatcttaaaatgtAAGCAATTCAACCATATGCGCATATCACACCGTAGGGatgcttaaaaagaaaaagaccttGATCCGAAGACGggcaaactcatctcaactcatcattataattttttcaaatctcaatataaaatataataaacaattcaactttttcaaatctcaaaataataataatattaaaaaataatattctaacaatattttatcatctcaactcaactcacttcaacatccaaatacaacctaACGCAGCAATATTGGGACTTTTTACACGCAACTAAACAACAGCCGTTAGATCTGAGATTCCCCCCACCTATCAGAAAAGGAATCCAAACCGTAGATCCAGGTAACAAGTCACAGAGCGCCTTTCCCTCTATAAATAGCTAGTGTTGTAAGGTTTAGAAACGTCGTCCAGTTTTGCTTGTTTGGGGCGCATCAGCACGCACATACAAGCACACACGAACCCGTAATCTGAGTTTTCGGAACCATCTGTCCCTGCAGGTATCCCTTGTTTCGCTTCTTTAAGCGCATTTGGATTAGTGTTTTTCTTAGTTTGATCATCGATGTTTGCAGATctatatgttttctgctgttTCGTTCGCATGTTTTGTTGGTCTGGTAGTTTGTTTCGTTCGCATGTTCTAGGATCTCAGAGACACGCAACATTGTTGGCTATGTAGTAGATCTGATTGTGATTTCTCTGTTTGGGCCTGTGTTTCTCTcgtcttgttttttttttttttcttttgtattgaaGTTTTGAGTTGTGTCGGTCGTGAATGCTTTTGCCTCCTTTACAAGATCTGTCAATTTGGGTCTCCGTTTCTTGTGGGGATGGGCCAGTCCCGCAGGAGATGAGGCAAGTCACTGTTTaacggaatatatttatttCCTAATTTAGTGAGGACTCGACTTCTTTTCTTTGGTAGTTGACGTCAATATTGTTCTTTGGGGCTTTCGATTCTTTACAACTTTATATCTAGTGCCCAAGGAATCTGGTACTTGTAGACAAGATTGAATTAGAATTATCCTCAATTTCTTTATCTGTTGCACAAAGGGTGAACTTTTTATCAGTCATGAGGTTATACTTGTTTTTGTTCCGAATTCTATAGTCTTTAGTCTTGATTAGACCTCTTGTCGGTCACCAAGCGAACTTGTTTTATGAGAAATTCACTGCTGCTTATTATATTAAGATGTTGTTGAATGTATTTTTGTCGATGTGCAGCTTGAGATAATGGAAACCTTTCTATTCACCTCTGAATCTGTCAACGAGGGTCACCCCGACAAGCTCTGCGATCAGATCTCCGATGCAGTGCTTGATGCCTGCCTTGTCCAGGACCCTGACAGCAAGGTTGCCTGCGAGACATGTACCAAGACCAACATGGTCATGGTCTTTGGAGAGATCACCACTAAGGCCGACATAGACTATGAGAAGATTGTTCGTGATACCTGCCGTACTATTGGCTTTGTTTCCGATGATGTGGGTCTTGATGCAGACCACTGCAAGGTTCTGGTCAACATTGAGCAGCAGAGCCCTGATATTGCCCAGGGTGTCCACGGCCACTTCACCAAGCGCCCTGAGGAGATTGGTGCTGGTGACCAGGGCCATATGTTTGGCTATGCCACTGATGAAACCCCTGAATACATGCCTCTTAGCCATGTCCTTGCAACCAAGCTTGGAGCTCGCCTAACAGAGGTCAGGAAGAATGGCACTTGCCCCTGGTTGAGACCCGATGGTAAGACCCAAGTGACTGTTGAGTACTACAATGAGAATGGTGCCATGGTTCCAGTTCGTGTCCACACTGTGCTCATCTCCACCCAACATGACGAGACTGTCACAAATGATGAGATTGCTGCTGACCTTAAGGAGCATGTTATCAAGCCTGTCATCCCTGAGAAGTACCTTGATGAGAAGACCATCTTCCACCTTAATCCTTCAGGTCGCTTTGTCATTGGTGGCCCTCATGGTGATGCAGGTCTCACCGGGCGTAAAATCATCATTGACACTTACGGTGGCTGGGGAGCCCATGGTGGTGGTGCTTTCTCTGGAAAGGACCCAACCAAGGTGGACAGGAGTGGTGCTTACATTGTCAGGCAGGCTGCCAAGAGCATTGTTGCGAACGGGCTTGCTCGCAGGTGCATGGTGCAGGTCTCTTATGCCATTGGTGTGCCTGAGCCCTTGTCAGTTTTTGTTGAGACATACGGAACTGGAAAAATCCCCGACAAGGAGATCCTCAAAATTGTGAAGGAGAACTTCGACTTCAGGCCAGGAATGATTACCATTCACCTTGACCTGAAGAGGGGTGGCAATGGTAGATTCTTGAAGACTGCCGCCTATGGACACTTCGGTAGGGATGACCCTGACTTCACCTGGGAGGTTGTGAAGCCCCTCAAGTGGGAGAAGCCTCAATCTTAAGATCCATCTAACGCACCATCTGCTGCCTGCTTAAATGCTTGTTTTATTGGTACTTGATGAATAATTCGAGTGTTACTTGCTGCTGCACTTTATTTTGAACTTTTATCCAATGTTCTAATCCCTTACTAAGTTTTCCgtttactatttcttttttttttttttttttaaatttgatttttatgtaatcttgtTACCAATATTGGTGGaatgaaaaatatgagaatttgtCAAATTGATGGCATCCTAATTAGTAAAGAGCTGCTGAACATGTGAGTGCTTGCAGAATATAGCAGCGGGGCTGTAACAAATTGTTTGTAGTGTTGTGTTCTTTGgcaaaaactctctctctctcattgcatCTCAAATACTCTGAGTGCATACATCTCAATCTAAAGATGATGGCTCCAAAGACCCAAAGTTGGAGATTATGAGTTTTGGACCTTTTGGTTGTGACCAGCAGCAAGCTGCTGTAGCCTGTAGGGCTTTTtattggaaggaaaataaaCTGAAACTACTTGAAACTTGTCTTTCATCTTTGTAGGTGTCTACGTCAGTTTGCTTACAGCTTAGCAATTTTATCAGATGCCTTCAATGGTATGGAACTGAGTAAACCTTACCAATCTTCTTTTAAATGCATGGCCAGCCAGCCAACTCTGGTACACACcgttttagtttgtttttttttttcagcaaagTAGAACATTCATAGATAAACTAGCGGTTAGAATATACAAGATTTAATGGACTGAGAGTCCCCTACAGTCTTCTCAAACCAACATATTAcaacacgaaaaataaaaagagagatatGGAGCCAAAAGTTGTGTACTACAACTTGTTGGTCTAGACTGGCTGGAAGAAACTTTCACGTCTACTTTTACTCAATTCTTGGTTAGAGAAAGTGGTAACATAGTGTTGCAATTGAAAACTGTGATGGATCATTGGCAGAGGGTCGTTACTGGCGGTGTCGACTCATGCAGGCCACACACCACATCTGGAGTGAAGAGAACAGTCGGATCAAGAAGATCCGATGCGTCCCGAAACTGCCGTGTGTGGTAGCAGAGAGCTCTTTGAGGTGCGACGGTGCGTGGATTTCACGCATGGCATGAGGCGTACGCACCGCACATATGTGCGGACTTCTTCCGCCATCTGGACGATCGGCACCTGGAGAAGCTCCTAGAGGGGCGCATGTCAGCCCTAAGCCTTCGGAAAGCAGCAGATCGACATGGTTGAACGGTGCTAACGggaaaaaactagaaaaccaACTGAAAAAATACAGATGAATGGAAATTTTGGAGAAAAAAGTAGGCCGTGGTCTACGTTTTCTTTccgttttattttagttagttaCTAGCATGTTTCTACAAGCACCAGAAATAATATCCCCATAATCCCACATTAACATTGttacttttcttcttcattgatttgaaaaattagcTACTTTTAGAGCATAGA
Protein-coding sequences here:
- the LOC108999916 gene encoding S-adenosylmethionine synthase 1-like gives rise to the protein METFLFTSESVNEGHPDKLCDQISDAVLDACLVQDPDSKVACETCTKTNMVMVFGEITTKADIDYEKIVRDTCRTIGFVSDDVGLDADHCKVLVNIEQQSPDIAQGVHGHFTKRPEEIGAGDQGHMFGYATDETPEYMPLSHVLATKLGARLTEVRKNGTCPWLRPDGKTQVTVEYYNENGAMVPVRVHTVLISTQHDETVTNDEIAADLKEHVIKPVIPEKYLDEKTIFHLNPSGRFVIGGPHGDAGLTGRKIIIDTYGGWGAHGGGAFSGKDPTKVDRSGAYIVRQAAKSIVANGLARRCMVQVSYAIGVPEPLSVFVETYGTGKIPDKEILKIVKENFDFRPGMITIHLDLKRGGNGRFLKTAAYGHFGRDDPDFTWEVVKPLKWEKPQS